A single Verrucomicrobiia bacterium DNA region contains:
- a CDS encoding rhomboid family intramembrane serine protease, which translates to MPLCPHCRTGLRTIRQREGLFYLCPICNGRAVTLPQIRRVAGDRYATSLLRRINQPTVPGEVRCPFCAAAMRRVFSDDPPLELDSCKRCGVIWFDPEEFEVLPESAIESPDAARLRGIEVLATHKLEAMKPQGVTDDAPDENWKMIPAIFGFPVESEINPLSCRPWLTWLLALFIAAVSIIAFFDLDTAVERYGFIPAEAWRLGGLTWLTSFFLHGGILHLVGNLYFLLIFGDNVEDYLGRPRYAGLLLAATLAGDALHWLITPHSMIPCIGASGGISGVIVFYALQYPRARLGILLRYFFYFRWVQFPAWVALGLWLLLQTITAILQVSGFSNVGATAHLGGAAAGLGLWFWWRRQQRRPVMDV; encoded by the coding sequence ATGCCGCTCTGCCCACATTGCCGGACTGGTTTGCGAACGATTCGCCAGCGCGAAGGTTTGTTTTACCTTTGCCCGATTTGCAACGGTCGCGCCGTCACCCTGCCGCAAATCCGGCGTGTGGCGGGCGATCGTTATGCCACTTCGTTGCTGCGGCGCATCAATCAACCCACGGTCCCGGGTGAGGTGCGATGTCCCTTTTGCGCCGCCGCCATGCGCCGGGTGTTCTCGGACGATCCGCCGCTGGAACTGGATTCCTGCAAACGCTGCGGCGTGATTTGGTTTGATCCGGAGGAATTTGAAGTTTTACCCGAGAGCGCGATTGAATCGCCGGACGCCGCACGGTTGCGCGGCATCGAGGTTCTCGCCACGCATAAGTTGGAAGCCATGAAGCCGCAGGGTGTCACGGATGATGCGCCGGATGAGAATTGGAAAATGATCCCGGCCATCTTCGGTTTTCCCGTCGAATCCGAGATCAACCCGCTGTCCTGCCGTCCGTGGCTCACCTGGTTGCTCGCGCTGTTCATTGCGGCGGTCAGCATCATCGCGTTTTTCGATTTGGACACCGCCGTCGAACGCTACGGGTTCATCCCCGCTGAGGCGTGGCGTTTGGGCGGATTGACGTGGCTCACGTCCTTTTTTCTGCACGGCGGCATTTTGCACCTGGTGGGGAATTTGTATTTCCTGCTGATCTTTGGCGACAACGTGGAGGATTATCTCGGGCGCCCCCGCTACGCTGGGCTGCTGCTGGCGGCAACGCTGGCGGGCGACGCGCTGCATTGGTTGATCACCCCACATTCGATGATTCCGTGCATTGGCGCGAGCGGCGGTATTTCGGGAGTGATTGTGTTCTACGCGTTGCAATATCCGCGCGCCCGGTTGGGGATTTTGTTGCGCTACTTTTTCTATTTTCGCTGGGTGCAATTTCCCGCGTGGGTGGCGTTGGGACTTTGGTTGTTGTTACAAACGATCACCGCGATTTTGCAGGTGAGTGGATTCAGCAACGTGGGCGCCACGGCGCACCTGGGCGGAGCGGCGGCGGGTTTGGGGCTTTGGTTCTGGTGGCGCCGCCAGCAGCGCCGACCGGTAATGGACGTATAA
- a CDS encoding serine hydrolase — MLARLCCFLMLGAIGAGMLGAQDKGFPGTHWESRTPEQVGLSMEKLDALQALVKGRGCVVRHGYLVYSWGDQSKSSDIASAFKPVLSTLLLMAVQEGRLNSVDEPVAEFEPRLKTINGGKDARLTWRHLASQTSGYGLIEPPGTAYAYNDFALALYYATLTQKVFGTNGTEVLRTHLAEPLQFEDAYTFNAFHRADREGRLAVSVRDLARIGFLYLHGGQWRGIQLLAPEFVQMAVNSPIPTDTPLTSGREADMLPGQHSIGGGKNITPIGPGYYSFNWWLNRTNKLGQRLFAAAPPDTYVAAGHGGKRMLWVIPSLDLIVSWNDSPIEDHDASPSDPNAKINQAAALMAAAVLDRDETNPPPKTRLGLRGERFTINDQPRFLYGISFYGALAAPENNLRADLDDMQRLGFNWLRVWANWQAFGAAASAVDDQGQPIAATMQKLKWLVAECDRRGLIVDVSISRGDGKRETSPLLTLEAHRRAVESLTMALRPWQNWYLDLSNERNVPDARFTSVADLRILRDAAKQLDPTLLITASHAEDISSAQLEQYLQTAQLDLLTPHRPRRATSPDQTATTTKQLQTWMRKISRMVPVHYQEPFRRGFGNWNPQAEDFVRDLEAALNSGAAGWCFHNGTEGGSPDGQPRRSFDLRERRLFDQLDPEERKAVEQMRTVIQANQHTNHTKLSINNGMWQINGEITYRGSQAEGLLMNVRMVNAGFEDAQRPGFDPEANADKFIARLPDYVASGVRAFTLNLQGGHPGYEGAVHSAFNPDGSLRSSCLERVRRIIQACDQHGAAVILGCFYQRQDQLLRDDEAVRAGVSNVVNWIAASGFANVALEIANEYGHRGFDHGVLKSTDGQVELIQLAKRLAPNLLVSTSDQGNGKIPDAIAAASDFILIHFNSTSVTHYSARITALKRFGKPIVCNEDDKTGARGAAAARACVAHQASWGLMLESLNQSFPFTFNGPVDDPIVYHTLRELTQP, encoded by the coding sequence ATGCTGGCGAGACTCTGCTGCTTTTTGATGCTGGGCGCGATTGGTGCCGGAATGCTGGGCGCGCAAGACAAAGGATTTCCCGGGACGCATTGGGAATCGCGAACGCCGGAGCAAGTCGGCTTATCTATGGAGAAGCTCGACGCGCTCCAAGCGCTGGTCAAAGGTCGCGGTTGCGTGGTGCGTCACGGTTATCTGGTTTATTCGTGGGGCGATCAAAGCAAAAGCTCGGACATTGCTTCGGCGTTCAAACCGGTGTTGTCCACGTTGCTGCTTATGGCGGTGCAGGAAGGTCGGCTGAACAGCGTGGATGAACCGGTGGCCGAGTTCGAGCCGCGCCTCAAAACCATCAACGGCGGCAAGGACGCCCGACTCACCTGGCGACATCTGGCCTCGCAAACTTCCGGCTACGGTTTGATTGAACCGCCCGGCACGGCGTACGCTTACAATGATTTTGCGCTGGCGCTGTATTACGCGACGCTGACGCAAAAAGTTTTTGGAACAAACGGCACCGAAGTGCTGCGGACGCACCTCGCCGAGCCGCTGCAATTCGAGGACGCCTACACCTTTAATGCTTTCCACCGCGCGGACCGGGAGGGCCGATTGGCAGTTTCCGTGCGCGACCTGGCGCGGATCGGTTTCCTCTATCTGCACGGCGGGCAATGGCGCGGAATACAGTTGCTCGCGCCGGAGTTCGTCCAGATGGCCGTCAACAGCCCTATCCCGACGGACACGCCGCTGACCAGCGGACGCGAGGCTGACATGTTACCCGGTCAACATTCGATTGGTGGCGGCAAAAACATCACGCCAATCGGACCGGGATATTACAGCTTCAACTGGTGGCTGAACCGAACGAACAAACTGGGGCAGCGCCTTTTTGCCGCCGCGCCGCCCGACACCTACGTGGCGGCGGGTCATGGCGGCAAGCGGATGTTGTGGGTGATTCCAAGCCTCGATTTGATCGTGTCGTGGAATGATTCGCCGATTGAAGATCACGACGCTTCGCCAAGCGATCCGAACGCGAAGATCAACCAAGCGGCGGCTTTGATGGCCGCGGCGGTGCTGGATCGGGATGAAACAAATCCCCCGCCAAAGACCCGGTTGGGCCTGCGTGGTGAGCGATTCACGATAAATGATCAGCCGAGGTTCCTTTACGGCATCAGTTTTTACGGAGCGTTGGCCGCGCCGGAGAATAATCTGCGCGCTGACCTTGATGACATGCAACGGCTGGGCTTCAACTGGTTGCGCGTTTGGGCCAACTGGCAGGCATTTGGCGCGGCTGCTTCCGCGGTGGACGATCAAGGACAGCCAATTGCCGCCACCATGCAAAAATTAAAGTGGCTGGTAGCGGAGTGTGATCGGCGCGGTTTGATCGTGGACGTGAGCATTTCGCGCGGCGACGGCAAAAGAGAAACGTCGCCCTTGCTCACCCTTGAAGCGCATCGCCGCGCCGTGGAGAGCCTCACCATGGCTTTACGCCCCTGGCAAAATTGGTATCTCGATTTGAGCAACGAGCGCAACGTACCGGACGCGCGCTTCACGAGCGTTGCCGACTTGCGAATCCTGCGCGATGCAGCCAAGCAACTGGATCCAACGCTGCTCATCACCGCCTCCCATGCGGAGGATATTTCGTCCGCTCAACTCGAACAATATCTCCAAACCGCCCAACTGGACCTGCTCACCCCGCATCGTCCGCGCCGCGCCACTTCGCCCGACCAAACGGCTACCACCACAAAACAACTTCAAACTTGGATGCGAAAAATCAGTCGCATGGTGCCGGTGCATTATCAGGAACCGTTTCGACGTGGCTTCGGTAATTGGAATCCGCAAGCTGAAGATTTTGTCCGCGACTTGGAAGCGGCTCTAAACAGCGGTGCGGCCGGTTGGTGTTTTCACAACGGCACGGAAGGCGGGTCCCCAGACGGACAACCGCGACGTTCCTTTGATCTGCGGGAACGGCGCTTGTTCGATCAACTCGACCCGGAAGAACGCAAAGCCGTCGAGCAAATGCGGACCGTCATCCAGGCCAATCAACACACCAACCACACGAAACTCAGCATTAATAACGGCATGTGGCAGATCAACGGCGAGATCACCTATCGCGGCAGTCAGGCGGAAGGCTTGTTAATGAACGTACGCATGGTGAACGCGGGATTTGAAGATGCGCAGCGGCCCGGGTTCGATCCGGAAGCGAACGCAGACAAGTTCATCGCGCGGCTTCCCGATTATGTGGCCAGCGGGGTCCGGGCGTTCACGTTGAATTTGCAAGGCGGCCATCCGGGGTACGAAGGCGCGGTCCACTCCGCATTCAACCCGGACGGTTCGCTGCGTTCGTCCTGCCTGGAGCGGGTGCGCCGGATCATTCAAGCGTGCGATCAGCACGGCGCGGCGGTCATTCTCGGTTGCTTCTATCAACGCCAGGATCAGTTGCTGCGGGACGACGAGGCGGTGCGCGCGGGCGTCAGCAACGTCGTGAATTGGATTGCCGCCAGCGGTTTCGCGAATGTCGCGCTGGAAATTGCCAACGAGTACGGTCATCGCGGTTTCGATCATGGCGTGCTCAAGAGCACGGACGGTCAGGTGGAATTGATTCAGCTCGCCAAACGGTTGGCGCCGAATTTACTCGTGTCCACGAGCGACCAAGGGAACGGTAAAATTCCCGATGCCATTGCCGCAGCCAGCGATTTTATTCTGATTCATTTCAATAGCACTTCCGTAACCCACTACTCCGCACGGATCACGGCGTTAAAGAGGTTCGGCAAACCAATCGTGTGCAATGAAGATGACAAGACCGGCGCGCGCGGCGCGGCGGCCGCCCGGGCGTGCGTGGCGCATCAAGCGTCCTGGGGACTGATGCTGGAATCACTGAACCAAAGTTTCCCCTTCACGTTCAACGGTCCGGTGGACGATCCGATCGTTTACCACACATTGCGGGAGTTGACCCAACCTTGA